In a genomic window of Thermoprotei archaeon:
- a CDS encoding DEAD/DEAH box helicase, protein MSVNGFEGLSEGLRRIIASYGYEKATEVQKRAIPLIVKGRNVFVVAPTGSGKTEAVFFPLIDLVLRLGGEGIKALYITPMRALNRDILRRMMDIALSAGLKVAVRHGDTKQAERREQVESPPNILITTPEMLQAMLVARNVRPLLKWVKIVVVDEFHELFSSKRGAQLAVALERLVDVAEYDFQRIGLSATVGDLEGAARMLFGVDRDFIVINVDVPREIDVVIDYVGGEEDVAKEIVRLSRDKNSIILFTNTRQMAEHMTFQISNVDPSLQVLVHHGSLDRTVRENAEKMLREGKLKFVVSTSSLELGIDIGSVDYVIQFGSPRDPTRLLQRIGRSMHRFGETAKGMIMVTNADEIFETISIFDFAKRGSLTSLPVYREALDVLAHQLVGYVLERGGASLHDFLRMIRRSWPYKDLSVERLVEVSEFLEKIRKIKLYINDELRVKSRGSLTISYYYENLSTIPETKFYDAIDVVSNRRIGMLDEEYTRNALNENALIILAGRVWRVVDVNSEDERILLEPVEEIGDAPVWFGETIPVPREIAELAAELRKKVIEHKISLKDLGYPLSERSARMVSQLLGEVAEKNYPIPDPNLIVIEQVGNVCVLHSPFGTRINRAIAMIIRGILNREAFLRSQYIADSMKILFYSKAPITAEVIKNALLRWIPMYINDNPKYLEYLLKESSEYERFLKDVALRFGVISKKRINDVPKFVIVELEGTPVSEEALKELRDHYTDFYGALEIFKRIGSGVTKVETFKASDPSPFSREFFESFSLGRFALKLASADSIVTVVKERIESERVRLICTYCGWHSVEIIKNLSDKISCPRCGSVMIAVTDPNDVIAIKIANLISKKNVAVLKRNDELSKMYKKLIFSAELVASYGKKAVKAMAGRGIGPKTAARILGMASDESGLYRLILRAEIDYARTKRYWSNEK, encoded by the coding sequence GTGTCGGTTAATGGGTTTGAGGGTCTGAGTGAGGGTTTGAGAAGAATTATAGCTAGTTATGGTTATGAGAAAGCTACTGAGGTTCAGAAAAGGGCTATTCCTCTTATAGTTAAGGGTCGGAATGTTTTTGTTGTTGCGCCGACTGGGTCTGGTAAGACTGAAGCTGTGTTTTTCCCTCTCATAGATTTGGTTTTGAGGCTTGGTGGTGAGGGTATTAAGGCGTTGTATATAACTCCTATGCGTGCCTTGAATAGAGATATTTTGAGGAGGATGATGGATATTGCGTTGAGTGCTGGTCTTAAGGTTGCAGTGAGGCATGGTGATACGAAGCAGGCTGAACGTAGGGAGCAGGTTGAGAGTCCCCCGAATATTTTGATAACGACTCCTGAAATGTTGCAGGCTATGCTTGTTGCTAGGAATGTTAGGCCTTTGTTGAAGTGGGTTAAGATTGTTGTTGTTGATGAATTTCATGAGCTATTTTCTAGTAAGCGCGGTGCTCAGTTGGCTGTTGCGCTTGAGAGGTTGGTTGATGTTGCTGAGTATGATTTTCAAAGGATAGGTTTGTCTGCTACTGTAGGTGATCTGGAGGGAGCTGCTCGTATGCTTTTTGGTGTTGATCGTGATTTTATAGTTATAAATGTTGATGTGCCTAGGGAAATTGATGTAGTTATTGATTACGTGGGAGGTGAGGAGGATGTTGCTAAGGAGATTGTTAGGTTGTCGCGTGATAAGAATTCTATAATTCTCTTTACTAATACTAGGCAGATGGCTGAGCATATGACGTTTCAAATTTCTAATGTTGATCCTAGCTTACAAGTTTTGGTTCACCATGGTTCTTTAGATAGGACTGTTAGGGAGAACGCTGAAAAAATGTTAAGGGAGGGCAAGCTAAAGTTCGTTGTTAGTACAAGTTCGTTGGAATTGGGCATTGACATAGGGTCTGTTGATTACGTGATACAGTTTGGTTCTCCTAGGGATCCTACACGGTTGTTACAAAGGATTGGTAGGTCGATGCACAGGTTTGGTGAAACTGCCAAGGGTATGATAATGGTGACAAATGCTGATGAGATCTTTGAGACCATCTCCATATTTGATTTTGCTAAAAGAGGTTCCCTTACTTCACTTCCTGTGTACAGGGAAGCATTAGATGTGCTTGCTCATCAGCTTGTGGGATATGTTTTGGAGAGAGGAGGAGCATCATTACATGATTTTTTAAGAATGATAAGAAGAAGTTGGCCTTATAAAGATTTAAGTGTTGAGAGGCTTGTTGAAGTCTCGGAGTTTTTGGAGAAGATTAGAAAGATTAAGCTTTATATTAATGATGAATTGAGGGTGAAGAGCCGGGGTTCACTGACGATCTCGTATTATTATGAGAATCTCTCTACTATACCTGAAACGAAATTTTACGATGCAATAGATGTTGTTAGTAATCGAAGGATTGGTATGCTTGATGAGGAGTATACTAGAAATGCGCTTAATGAAAATGCTTTAATAATACTTGCAGGTCGCGTGTGGCGTGTGGTTGACGTTAACTCAGAAGATGAGCGTATCTTGTTAGAGCCTGTGGAGGAGATTGGCGATGCTCCTGTATGGTTTGGAGAGACTATACCTGTTCCACGTGAGATTGCTGAGTTAGCTGCGGAACTTAGGAAGAAAGTGATTGAGCATAAAATAAGTTTAAAGGATCTTGGCTATCCTCTCAGTGAGCGGTCTGCTAGGATGGTTTCTCAGTTGTTAGGTGAAGTTGCAGAGAAGAATTATCCTATACCTGATCCGAATTTAATTGTCATTGAACAGGTTGGTAATGTGTGCGTTCTTCATTCACCGTTTGGTACAAGGATAAACAGGGCTATTGCAATGATAATCAGGGGTATATTAAACAGAGAAGCCTTTTTAAGATCTCAGTATATTGCTGACTCTATGAAAATATTGTTTTATTCTAAAGCTCCGATTACGGCTGAGGTTATCAAGAATGCATTGCTTAGGTGGATTCCAATGTATATTAATGATAATCCGAAGTATTTGGAATATCTTTTGAAAGAGAGTAGCGAGTATGAACGCTTTCTTAAAGACGTGGCATTAAGGTTTGGTGTAATTTCAAAGAAGAGAATTAATGATGTCCCTAAGTTTGTGATTGTTGAGTTAGAGGGCACTCCGGTTTCAGAGGAGGCATTAAAAGAGTTAAGGGATCATTATACCGATTTCTATGGTGCGCTTGAGATATTCAAGCGCATAGGATCAGGTGTTACGAAAGTAGAGACGTTCAAAGCAAGCGACCCATCACCATTTTCAAGGGAGTTTTTTGAGAGTTTTAGTCTTGGAAGATTTGCTTTGAAGTTGGCCTCCGCTGATTCAATAGTTACTGTCGTTAAGGAGCGCATTGAATCAGAAAGAGTGAGACTTATTTGCACTTATTGTGGATGGCATTCCGTTGAAATTATTAAAAATTTATCTGATAAAATTTCCTGTCCTAGGTGTGGTTCTGTTATGATAGCCGTCACTGATCCAAATGATGTTATAGCTATAAAGATAGCGAATTTAATAAGTAAAAAGAACGTCGCAGTCTTGAAGCGAAATGATGAGCTATCTAAGATGTATAAAAAGCTTATTTTTTCTGCAGAACTTGTAGCGTCCTATGGCAAGAAGGCTGTTAAAGCTATGGCTGGTAGAGGTATTGGTCCTAAAACCGCTGCAAGAATATTGGGCATGGCTTCGGATGAGTCGGGATTGTATCGTTTAATATTGAGAGCAGAGATTGATTACGCTCGTACTAAAAGATATTGGTCGAATGAGAAATAG
- a CDS encoding stage II sporulation protein M, translating into MMKGLELYRDHLFMLRQDLDRGLISQGIYDELAEEFFIALRLNGYEPFKVKSLRARFVDFILFKYPKSIFDNAVFILLSFFIYLLGFLFGSLRPFNLILNTNNTVSAQYSSFVLFIQIFMNNLRVQSISFVLSLLADVPTVFTTFANGFILGLVYSYYPHGFLEFWSLILPHGVLELTAMITSFGASLGFGYRFLKSFSLYGSHEALRKATDTALNVMLGSSILLFVAAFIEAYFTSSPLDPVTKLIFSLIMFMVIVFYLVYSWLKIKRV; encoded by the coding sequence ATGATGAAAGGTTTAGAGTTGTATAGAGATCACTTGTTTATGCTTAGGCAGGATTTAGATCGTGGTTTAATAAGTCAAGGTATTTATGATGAACTTGCAGAAGAGTTTTTTATTGCGTTGCGTCTTAATGGTTATGAACCGTTTAAGGTTAAGTCTTTGCGTGCGCGTTTTGTTGATTTTATCTTGTTTAAATATCCTAAATCGATATTCGATAATGCTGTTTTTATACTTTTATCGTTTTTCATCTATTTGCTTGGTTTTTTGTTTGGATCCTTGCGTCCTTTTAATCTTATTTTGAATACGAATAATACTGTGAGTGCCCAATACTCATCATTTGTTTTGTTCATACAAATATTTATGAACAACCTAAGGGTGCAGAGCATTTCGTTTGTTTTATCTCTTCTTGCTGACGTTCCTACTGTGTTCACTACATTTGCCAATGGTTTTATTTTAGGCTTGGTCTATTCTTATTATCCGCACGGTTTTTTGGAATTTTGGTCATTGATTTTACCTCATGGTGTGTTAGAGTTGACGGCTATGATAACATCGTTCGGAGCTTCCTTAGGGTTTGGTTATAGATTTCTTAAAAGTTTTTCTCTTTATGGGTCTCATGAAGCATTAAGAAAGGCAACGGACACAGCATTAAATGTTATGTTAGGTAGCAGTATTCTGCTGTTTGTTGCTGCGTTCATAGAGGCTTACTTTACCTCTAGTCCTCTAGATCCAGTCACTAAATTAATTTTTTCATTGATTATGTTCATGGTTATCGTATTTTATTTGGTTTATAGTTGGTTAAAAATCAAGAGGGTTTAA
- a CDS encoding RDD family protein, with the protein MKIIEKSRSLKNIRTHLTLNTVIYFKRAMAHLIDLAISIAIAMVISRTSRPLMFLLNEYLQLFLNTFIILIIYSTLTEGTLGFTLGKFLLGLKVISTNDEPMNIAKAFGRNIFRFLDIMLLYVPAFLWWQRIGDIAVSTIVVGKKQKLEIKFFHVTREMFIAVEMQRNNIAQELAKKSFRRTDVKIRLQELMDLEFFLSHAVISENADQEGILEFEQLRSKYNLNPLDF; encoded by the coding sequence ATGAAAATAATAGAAAAATCACGATCACTAAAAAATATTAGAACGCATCTCACGTTGAATACTGTTATTTATTTTAAACGAGCAATGGCACACTTAATAGACCTCGCTATATCGATCGCCATAGCCATGGTTATTTCAAGAACATCAAGACCACTAATGTTCCTTTTAAACGAGTACCTGCAACTATTCTTAAATACATTCATCATATTAATAATATATTCTACATTAACTGAAGGAACGTTAGGGTTTACATTGGGTAAGTTTCTTTTGGGATTAAAAGTGATCTCCACAAACGATGAACCAATGAATATTGCAAAAGCATTCGGCAGGAATATCTTTCGATTCTTGGATATAATGCTCCTTTATGTACCAGCTTTTTTATGGTGGCAACGAATAGGCGATATCGCAGTATCTACTATAGTAGTTGGAAAAAAGCAAAAATTAGAGATAAAATTCTTTCACGTTACTAGAGAAATGTTCATTGCAGTAGAGATGCAGCGAAACAACATAGCTCAAGAGTTAGCTAAAAAGAGTTTCAGACGCACAGATGTAAAAATAAGACTCCAAGAACTCATGGACCTAGAATTTTTCCTATCTCATGCTGTAATCTCTGAAAATGCTGATCAAGAAGGAATACTTGAATTTGAACAACTACGTTCAAAGTATAATTTAAACCCTCTTGATTTTTAA
- a CDS encoding Mrp/NBP35 family ATP-binding protein, which translates to MSGFGFEVASPEEGLLNIKHTILVMSGKGGVGKSFITVNTAAILASHGSRVGILDADIHGPSVPKMLGIDHMRLIAPDPGQSLKPLIGPNNIKVISIAFLLPTYDTPVVWRGPLKAKAIQEFVENLDWGELDYLLVDLPPGTGDEPLSVAQEIRKPSGTIIVTIPSEVSQIVVEKAVNFAFSLKIPIIGIVENMSGFTCPESGKTYKIFGEGGGERIAKRMKVPFLGKIPLDPRIAEASDKGKLFTLSYPDAPASKALNEIVKRIKQFLEQSNK; encoded by the coding sequence TTGTCTGGCTTTGGATTTGAAGTAGCAAGTCCCGAAGAAGGACTCCTTAACATAAAACATACAATCTTAGTGATGAGTGGTAAAGGTGGCGTTGGCAAGTCTTTCATAACCGTTAATACTGCAGCAATATTAGCATCACACGGCTCACGAGTCGGAATATTAGATGCAGACATACATGGCCCATCTGTACCTAAAATGCTAGGTATCGATCATATGAGGCTTATAGCACCAGATCCAGGGCAGTCATTAAAGCCTTTGATTGGCCCGAATAATATAAAGGTTATTTCTATTGCATTCTTACTGCCCACATACGATACACCAGTAGTTTGGAGAGGCCCATTAAAAGCTAAAGCTATTCAGGAATTCGTAGAGAATTTAGATTGGGGAGAGTTAGATTATCTTCTTGTTGATTTACCGCCTGGGACTGGAGATGAACCTTTAAGTGTGGCACAAGAAATTCGAAAACCAAGCGGTACAATAATAGTAACAATACCCTCAGAAGTATCTCAAATAGTAGTTGAGAAGGCTGTAAACTTTGCATTTTCACTAAAAATACCAATAATAGGTATTGTAGAGAACATGAGCGGTTTCACATGCCCAGAATCAGGAAAAACATACAAAATATTCGGGGAAGGGGGAGGAGAAAGAATAGCAAAAAGAATGAAAGTACCATTCCTAGGTAAAATTCCTTTAGATCCTAGAATAGCAGAAGCATCAGATAAAGGGAAACTATTTACACTAAGTTATCCTGATGCACCAGCAAGTAAGGCACTAAATGAAATCGTCAAAAGAATAAAACAATTCTTAGAACAATCAAATAAATAA
- a CDS encoding Gfo/Idh/MocA family oxidoreductase, with translation MRTIIKIGVIGSGFWGRNHARVLKEINDAELVFIADIDVSKAEEIGKRFNVEFFKDYKEALSKHDVDAVTICTPTSTHYEIAMGVIKRGINVLIEKPVTGDLMKALRLSEAARDSKIKTMPGFIERFNPAVNYLKQLIDKGKIGHIITIIAERVSRRPDRIKDVGVLHDLGMHDIDVIRYITNKQVKSVYSIIGKIQGTYEDYALMILNLEDNITSFISTNWLTPRKIRTLKVTGSEGIITIDYITQEITIENNEGTIKPYIEYSEPLKRELQHFINVIKGEKPLVTLDDAIIALSIIDSALKSAKTGIPEMIPDKTINTVIPSQNRKLLAKNFLNES, from the coding sequence GTGAGAACAATTATAAAAATAGGTGTTATAGGGTCAGGCTTTTGGGGAAGGAATCATGCAAGAGTCTTAAAGGAAATCAATGATGCAGAGCTCGTTTTTATCGCAGATATAGATGTAAGTAAAGCTGAGGAAATAGGTAAACGCTTTAATGTAGAATTCTTTAAGGACTATAAAGAAGCATTAAGCAAACATGATGTAGATGCTGTGACAATATGCACACCTACATCAACACATTACGAAATAGCGATGGGTGTCATTAAAAGGGGCATAAACGTTTTAATAGAAAAACCTGTTACTGGAGATTTAATGAAAGCGTTACGATTATCAGAGGCAGCCAGAGACTCAAAGATAAAAACTATGCCAGGTTTTATCGAAAGGTTCAACCCAGCAGTGAATTATTTAAAACAATTAATAGATAAAGGTAAGATAGGGCACATAATCACTATTATTGCTGAACGTGTATCCAGAAGACCAGATCGCATAAAAGATGTTGGTGTACTCCATGACCTTGGAATGCATGATATAGACGTTATACGATACATTACCAATAAACAAGTAAAATCAGTATACAGCATTATAGGCAAAATACAAGGAACATATGAAGATTATGCGCTAATGATATTAAATTTAGAAGACAACATAACCAGTTTTATCAGTACCAACTGGCTAACACCAAGAAAAATCAGAACATTAAAGGTGACAGGGAGCGAAGGAATAATCACAATCGATTACATAACCCAAGAAATAACAATAGAAAACAATGAAGGCACAATCAAACCATATATCGAATACTCTGAACCACTAAAACGTGAACTACAACATTTCATTAACGTGATAAAAGGAGAAAAACCATTAGTCACGCTCGATGATGCAATAATCGCCTTGTCCATAATAGATAGCGCACTAAAATCTGCCAAAACAGGTATCCCAGAAATGATACCAGATAAAACAATTAATACAGTAATACCATCTCAAAATAGAAAATTGTTAGCCAAAAACTTCCTTAACGAATCATAG
- a CDS encoding helix-turn-helix domain-containing protein, producing the protein MENRIIHLMETIGLTGYEARAYRALIEHGKLSANELSHSTGIPLQRVYGVVLSLMNKGLVKELPEKPKKFDAVPPNEGLEEYIKKYIRSLEAHVEHVRGASQELLKEVNTLYNSSRIKVGWETLLQKLSGFNEMEAVTVKGINDSNEMISISTNTFSWYPKVERYLRSALDKGVVIRVLLNPSIRRLADLDTRFDERIRFRRSPMPALPFRGTIFDDRMVVFLMLIPSDESQKIRPLFYQPHVSVNRGIVKIFSDTFEYNWVRGKNVK; encoded by the coding sequence ATGGAAAATAGGATAATTCATCTCATGGAAACTATAGGGCTTACAGGTTATGAGGCGCGTGCATACAGGGCTTTAATAGAACACGGCAAATTGTCTGCAAATGAATTAAGCCATTCAACTGGAATACCTTTACAACGAGTGTATGGAGTGGTATTATCGTTAATGAATAAAGGGTTAGTAAAGGAATTGCCAGAGAAACCGAAAAAGTTCGATGCTGTGCCGCCAAATGAGGGGCTTGAAGAATATATAAAGAAATATATCAGATCACTGGAAGCTCACGTTGAGCACGTACGAGGCGCCTCCCAGGAGCTTTTAAAAGAAGTTAATACGTTATATAATTCATCTAGAATAAAGGTTGGATGGGAAACTTTGCTACAGAAACTTTCTGGGTTTAATGAAATGGAGGCTGTGACTGTAAAGGGCATTAATGATTCTAATGAAATGATCTCAATTTCCACGAACACATTTTCATGGTATCCTAAGGTTGAACGGTATCTAAGAAGTGCTCTAGATAAGGGAGTAGTTATTCGTGTGCTTCTTAATCCTTCAATAAGGAGATTGGCTGATCTAGATACGAGGTTTGATGAAAGAATTAGATTTAGGAGGAGTCCCATGCCTGCATTACCTTTCCGAGGAACCATATTTGATGATAGGATGGTAGTATTTCTTATGTTAATTCCTTCTGACGAGTCGCAAAAAATACGCCCGTTATTTTACCAGCCGCATGTTTCAGTAAATCGAGGCATAGTAAAAATATTTTCTGATACGTTTGAATATAATTGGGTTAGAGGTAAGAATGTAAAATGA
- a CDS encoding DUF354 domain-containing protein has protein sequence MKIWIDILTPKYVLFFKPLVQRLKKSGHDVLITSREYRETVELLKIKNIDAIIIGKYGGETLKGKLIASIERMREMVNIAEEFKPDLALSSCSPDLTRVAFGLNIPHVAVSEGVNSKYVMRLTLPLSRLLLTPAYIPIEEWLIYGISRNRIITYKGLDALAWLSDFTPDNKILDTLNIKKDKKKLVLIRPEERFASYLSGKTSIMKRETAQMLRELARKRDDTLFVFLPRYQEDIPILKDLYGDFSIILDRVVDGASLLSASDVFVGGGGTMSQEAVLLGVPTISVYPDRYPIGEYLISKGVLTRVDISKLPSILNEYLDDLNEIKRDTKRKIEILKNEMENPVDVILNVIENEAWLMET, from the coding sequence ATGAAAATATGGATTGATATACTTACACCAAAATATGTGCTGTTCTTTAAACCGTTAGTACAAAGACTTAAAAAAAGTGGTCATGATGTACTTATCACATCTCGTGAATACAGAGAAACTGTGGAGTTGTTAAAAATAAAGAACATTGATGCAATAATTATCGGCAAGTATGGTGGAGAAACGCTGAAAGGAAAGCTAATAGCCAGCATTGAGCGTATGCGGGAAATGGTTAACATAGCTGAAGAGTTTAAACCTGATTTAGCATTATCTTCATGCTCACCAGATTTAACTAGAGTAGCTTTTGGATTAAATATACCCCACGTAGCTGTGAGTGAAGGTGTGAATTCGAAATATGTTATGAGACTCACGTTACCATTATCAAGACTTTTGCTTACACCTGCTTACATACCTATTGAAGAATGGCTTATTTATGGTATTTCAAGAAATAGAATTATCACTTATAAGGGTCTTGATGCGTTGGCATGGTTATCAGATTTTACACCTGATAATAAAATTCTCGATACACTTAACATTAAAAAAGATAAAAAGAAGCTCGTTTTGATAAGGCCTGAAGAAAGGTTTGCATCCTATCTTAGCGGTAAGACAAGTATAATGAAGAGAGAAACTGCTCAAATGTTACGAGAGCTTGCAAGGAAACGGGATGACACCCTTTTTGTTTTCTTGCCAAGGTATCAGGAGGACATCCCAATCCTTAAAGATCTTTATGGAGATTTCTCAATAATTTTAGACCGTGTTGTTGACGGAGCTAGTTTGCTCAGTGCTTCTGATGTATTTGTAGGTGGAGGAGGGACCATGAGCCAGGAGGCTGTTTTACTTGGGGTTCCCACCATTTCAGTATATCCAGATAGGTATCCCATTGGAGAGTACTTAATTTCAAAAGGTGTATTGACGCGCGTTGATATAAGTAAGCTACCTTCCATTCTTAACGAATATTTAGATGATCTTAATGAAATTAAGAGAGACACAAAGCGTAAAATAGAGATTCTTAAAAATGAGATGGAAAACCCTGTGGATGTGATATTAAATGTGATAGAAAATGAAGCTTGGCTGATGGAGACTTAA
- the mptA gene encoding GTP cyclohydrolase MptA, producing the protein MLTSDVQNSIPDVTIKIDRVGVKRVRRIVSVNTPKGLMNFNCELEAYIDLPAMQRGVHMSRNIEAFIEAIDEARNNGASCLEEMVEKSGKKLLEKHSYASRAEVIVNTSFFYDENFLGMNTQEVAEVKIKSSVDRNNHKTRCVSVTLEGMTACPCAQATYSEIEKTEITQTPTHTQRARLTISVTNTLNDNEDKIARIEWLIDTARNSFSSPVVSLLKRIDEYKLIKNAIHRPRFAEDAARFALINIAKKLYEEGFPLNTVVRVELESFESIHPHNVYAFKEASLKELIEENNYKNHVNCTTNNS; encoded by the coding sequence ATGCTTACTAGTGATGTGCAAAATAGTATACCTGATGTTACGATAAAAATTGACCGTGTTGGTGTAAAACGTGTTAGACGAATAGTATCTGTTAATACTCCTAAGGGTTTAATGAACTTTAATTGTGAACTTGAGGCTTACATAGATTTACCCGCAATGCAACGGGGTGTTCATATGTCAAGAAACATTGAAGCATTCATAGAAGCTATAGATGAGGCAAGAAACAACGGTGCATCATGTTTAGAAGAAATGGTTGAAAAAAGTGGTAAAAAATTGCTTGAGAAACACTCATATGCATCGCGAGCTGAGGTCATAGTTAATACATCATTCTTTTATGACGAGAATTTCTTAGGTATGAATACTCAGGAGGTTGCTGAAGTAAAAATAAAATCAAGTGTTGATCGTAATAATCACAAAACTAGGTGCGTTTCTGTAACTCTTGAGGGTATGACTGCATGTCCGTGCGCCCAAGCAACGTATAGTGAAATAGAGAAAACTGAAATAACACAGACACCTACACATACGCAAAGAGCACGATTAACGATCTCAGTAACAAATACGTTAAACGATAATGAAGATAAGATAGCTAGAATTGAGTGGCTTATAGATACTGCCCGCAACTCATTCTCTTCCCCAGTGGTTAGTCTTCTTAAAAGAATTGATGAGTATAAGTTAATAAAAAATGCAATACATAGGCCTAGATTTGCCGAAGATGCTGCTAGGTTTGCATTAATTAATATAGCGAAGAAACTCTACGAGGAGGGATTTCCGCTAAACACAGTAGTTCGTGTAGAACTCGAGAGCTTTGAGAGCATACATCCGCACAACGTATACGCGTTTAAAGAGGCAAGCCTTAAAGAGTTGATAGAGGAAAATAATTATAAAAACCACGTAAATTGTACAACCAACAATTCATAA
- a CDS encoding dihydropteroate synthase-like protein: MFMIAENSLISNLLEYVGSIMRMLLVTGIIAEGYVRREAEILSKLTGYKVDVLTLRLPVAALASTNYIAEALLRANVRDYDIVIIPGLARGSASIISERMGIPCVKGPKHFADISKILSTMKIEKLSGEIPADMIYEGEVSNEISQTFSMIEKSIVDQMFIIAGKVKIPLRPPPIRVISEITEAHLYDRNKLLQEIIKRVEAGADIVSVGFDASNPMPDLVYSTIRFIKENYDVPIAVDSMAISEIKAGINAGSDMILNLDAGTISDISSIPGSVAVVLIPTNMKENFVPRSVDERLKLIDYLLSKAREKKIENVIIDPIIEPPINPGLLTGLETAIELKKRKILPMMIGISNVTEMIDADSVGINALLTVLAYELGVSAVLVVEKSHKAKGSTREVVTASKMVTLAHVRRTYPKDLGVNLLILKEKSDKTVPINVDSSTEIFSEHGFGHTNLDPQGFFKIGLDRDRGLIIAVYQGRKGSITIKGATADAVAKKIIDLGLISRLDHAAYIGMELQKAETALRLNKSYVQDESLPLTAF; encoded by the coding sequence ATGTTCATGATTGCTGAAAATTCATTAATAAGTAATTTGTTAGAATATGTGGGTAGTATTATGAGGATGCTATTAGTTACGGGTATTATAGCAGAGGGTTATGTTAGGAGAGAAGCTGAGATTCTTAGCAAACTGACTGGTTATAAAGTGGACGTTCTTACTCTTCGTTTGCCAGTTGCTGCATTAGCTTCTACAAATTATATTGCAGAAGCTCTTTTGAGAGCTAATGTTAGGGATTATGACATAGTAATCATACCTGGTCTTGCAAGAGGATCGGCATCAATAATTTCGGAGAGAATGGGAATCCCCTGCGTTAAAGGGCCCAAACATTTCGCAGATATATCAAAAATATTGAGCACTATGAAAATAGAAAAGCTTTCAGGTGAAATACCTGCCGATATGATATATGAAGGAGAAGTATCTAATGAAATTTCTCAAACATTCTCTATGATAGAGAAGAGCATAGTTGACCAAATGTTTATAATAGCTGGTAAAGTAAAGATTCCTTTACGACCACCACCAATAAGGGTTATATCTGAAATCACTGAAGCCCACCTTTATGATAGAAACAAATTACTTCAGGAAATCATTAAGAGAGTCGAAGCAGGTGCAGATATAGTGAGTGTTGGTTTTGATGCTAGTAATCCAATGCCAGATCTAGTATACTCTACAATAAGATTCATCAAGGAAAATTACGATGTGCCTATAGCTGTAGATTCGATGGCAATTTCAGAGATCAAGGCTGGAATAAATGCTGGTTCTGATATGATACTTAATTTGGATGCTGGAACCATATCTGATATATCCTCAATACCTGGGTCTGTTGCTGTTGTTTTAATACCTACAAACATGAAAGAAAATTTTGTACCCAGAAGTGTAGATGAAAGGTTAAAGCTTATTGATTATCTTCTAAGTAAAGCACGTGAGAAAAAAATAGAGAATGTGATAATAGATCCGATAATAGAACCGCCTATAAATCCAGGCTTACTTACAGGGCTGGAAACTGCGATTGAATTAAAGAAACGAAAAATCTTGCCAATGATGATAGGAATCAGTAATGTGACCGAGATGATTGATGCTGATAGTGTTGGTATTAATGCTCTCCTTACAGTTCTTGCATACGAGCTTGGAGTTTCAGCTGTCCTTGTAGTTGAAAAAAGTCATAAAGCAAAAGGATCCACAAGGGAAGTAGTAACAGCATCAAAAATGGTTACGCTAGCACATGTAAGAAGAACATATCCTAAAGACTTAGGTGTGAACCTTTTAATACTTAAAGAGAAATCGGATAAAACCGTACCAATTAACGTTGATTCATCTACTGAGATCTTCTCTGAGCATGGTTTCGGACATACAAATCTAGATCCCCAAGGTTTCTTTAAAATAGGACTTGACAGGGATCGTGGGTTGATAATAGCAGTATATCAGGGTAGAAAAGGAAGCATTACGATAAAAGGCGCCACAGCTGATGCAGTAGCCAAAAAAATCATAGACTTAGGATTAATTTCGCGCTTAGATCATGCAGCATACATAGGAATGGAACTACAAAAAGCAGAAACCGCTCTACGACTAAACAAAAGTTATGTACAGGATGAATCTCTCCCTTTAACAGCTTTCTAA